The following proteins are encoded in a genomic region of Nocardioides sp. cx-173:
- the map gene encoding type I methionyl aminopeptidase, giving the protein MIELRTPTQIEQMRPAGRFVASVITALSEKADVGVNLLELDALAHDMIRAAGAESCYIDYHPSFGAMPFGKVLCTSVNDAVLHGLPHDYVLQDGDLLSVDFAASVDGWVADSALSVVVGTPRQEDLDLIETTGRALDAGIAAATVGNRIGDISAAIGGVAHDAGLRVNLQFGGHGVGRTMHGDPHIANDGRAGRGLKLRPGLVIAIEPWFLHTTDEIYIDKDGWTIRSQDGSRGAHMEHTVAITADGPLILTARD; this is encoded by the coding sequence GTGATCGAGCTCCGTACCCCGACCCAGATCGAGCAGATGCGTCCCGCCGGCCGCTTCGTCGCCTCGGTCATCACCGCGCTGTCCGAGAAGGCCGACGTCGGGGTCAACCTGCTCGAGCTGGACGCGCTGGCCCACGACATGATCCGCGCCGCGGGAGCCGAGTCCTGCTACATCGACTACCACCCGTCCTTCGGCGCCATGCCGTTCGGCAAGGTGCTGTGCACCTCGGTCAACGACGCGGTCCTGCACGGCCTCCCCCACGACTACGTGCTGCAGGACGGCGACCTGCTCTCGGTCGACTTCGCCGCCAGCGTCGACGGGTGGGTGGCCGACTCCGCGCTGTCCGTCGTCGTCGGCACCCCGCGCCAGGAGGACCTCGACCTGATCGAGACCACCGGCCGCGCGCTCGACGCGGGCATCGCGGCCGCGACGGTCGGCAACCGGATCGGCGACATCTCCGCCGCGATCGGCGGGGTCGCGCACGACGCCGGCCTGCGGGTCAACCTGCAGTTCGGCGGCCACGGCGTCGGTCGCACCATGCACGGAGACCCGCACATCGCCAACGACGGGCGCGCCGGCCGCGGTCTCAAGCTCCGCCCCGGCCTCGTCATCGCGATCGAGCCGTGGTTCCTGCACACCACCGACGAGATCTACATCGACAAGGACGGCTGGACGATCCGCAGCCAGGACGGCTCCCGCGGGGCGCACATGGAGCACACCGTCGCCATCACCGCCGACGGCCCGCTCATCCTGACCGCCCGGGACTGA
- the recQ gene encoding DNA helicase RecQ, which translates to MSSVRTPAEVLSTVFGYESFRGEQAAIIDTLVRGDDALVLMPTGGGKSLCYQVPALVREGTGVVISPLIALMADQVDALDALGVRAAYLNSTQTLPERRAVEEAYVAGELDLLYLAPERLSVPDTLALLGRGRVALFAIDEAHCVSSWGHDFRPDYLTLSVLGERWPEVPRVALTATATDATRREIVTRLGLTDAAQFVSSFDRPNIEYRIVGKDNPRAQLLHLLRTEHAGDSGIVYCLSRKSVEQTAQYLTAQGIPALPYHAGLDARVRADHQRRFLREPGLVITATIAFGMGIDKPDVRFVAHLDLPKSVEGYYQETGRAGRDGLPATAWLAYGLADVVQQRKMIDTSEGDTAHRRRLGQHLDAMLALCETAECRRRQLLAYFGQDGEPCGNCDTCLTPPATFDGTVPAQKLLSAVVRLAQRRQRYGAGHVIDILLGRATERVTSLGHDSLTVFGIGTELDEAGWRGVVRQLLAQRLLAVGTDGYGTLELTEESHAVLRGERAVSLRTETRAPSRRRAAKSKVAGAVPLDTPGEELFERLRAWRAATAKDAGLPAYVVFHDATLRSVAAMTPASLDELATISGIGAGKLDKWGEQLLEVVAG; encoded by the coding sequence ATGAGTTCTGTGCGGACGCCGGCCGAGGTGCTGAGCACGGTCTTCGGCTACGAGTCGTTCCGGGGCGAGCAGGCCGCGATCATCGACACCCTGGTCCGCGGTGACGACGCGCTGGTGCTGATGCCGACCGGCGGCGGGAAGTCGCTGTGCTACCAGGTCCCGGCGCTGGTCCGTGAGGGCACGGGGGTGGTGATCTCACCTCTGATCGCGCTCATGGCCGACCAGGTCGACGCCCTCGACGCGCTCGGCGTCCGGGCGGCGTACCTCAACTCCACCCAGACGCTGCCGGAGCGGCGCGCCGTCGAGGAGGCGTACGTCGCCGGGGAGCTCGACCTGCTCTACCTCGCCCCCGAGCGACTCTCGGTGCCCGACACGCTCGCGCTGCTCGGCCGCGGCAGGGTCGCGCTGTTCGCCATCGACGAGGCCCACTGCGTCTCCTCGTGGGGCCACGACTTCCGGCCCGACTACCTCACGCTCAGCGTGCTGGGCGAGCGGTGGCCGGAGGTGCCGCGCGTGGCTCTGACCGCCACGGCCACCGACGCGACGCGGCGCGAGATCGTCACGCGGCTCGGCCTCACCGACGCCGCGCAGTTCGTGTCGAGCTTCGACCGCCCCAACATCGAGTACCGCATCGTCGGCAAGGACAACCCGCGCGCCCAGCTCCTGCACCTGCTGCGCACCGAGCACGCCGGCGACTCGGGCATCGTCTACTGCCTCTCCCGCAAGTCCGTGGAGCAGACCGCGCAGTACCTCACCGCCCAGGGCATCCCGGCGCTGCCGTACCACGCCGGCCTGGACGCCCGCGTGCGCGCGGACCACCAGCGCCGCTTCCTGCGCGAGCCCGGGCTCGTCATCACGGCCACGATCGCGTTCGGCATGGGCATCGACAAGCCGGACGTGCGGTTCGTGGCGCACCTGGACCTGCCCAAGTCGGTCGAGGGCTACTACCAGGAGACCGGCCGCGCGGGCCGCGACGGGCTGCCGGCGACCGCGTGGCTGGCCTACGGCCTGGCCGACGTGGTCCAGCAGCGCAAGATGATCGACACCTCCGAGGGCGACACCGCCCACCGCCGGCGCCTGGGCCAGCACCTCGACGCCATGCTCGCGCTGTGCGAGACCGCGGAGTGCCGCCGCCGGCAGCTTCTGGCCTACTTCGGTCAGGACGGCGAGCCCTGCGGCAACTGCGACACCTGCCTCACCCCGCCGGCGACCTTCGACGGGACGGTCCCCGCACAGAAGCTGCTCTCGGCCGTGGTGCGCCTCGCGCAGCGCCGGCAGCGCTACGGCGCCGGGCACGTCATCGACATCCTGCTCGGCCGGGCCACCGAGCGCGTCACCTCGCTGGGGCACGACTCGCTCACAGTGTTCGGCATCGGGACCGAGCTCGACGAGGCGGGCTGGCGCGGCGTCGTCCGCCAGCTCCTGGCCCAGCGCCTGCTCGCGGTCGGCACCGACGGCTACGGCACCCTCGAGCTGACCGAGGAGTCCCACGCCGTGCTGCGCGGGGAGCGGGCGGTCTCCCTGCGCACCGAGACCCGGGCGCCGAGCCGGCGGCGGGCCGCCAAGAGCAAGGTCGCCGGCGCCGTACCCCTGGACACCCCCGGCGAGGAGCTGTTCGAGCGGCTGCGCGCCTGGCGGGCCGCCACCGCCAAGGACGCCGGCCTCCCGGCGTACGTCGTCTTCCACGACGCCACCCTGCGCAGCGTCGCCGCGATGACCCCGGCCTCGCTCGACGAGCTCGCCACGATCTCGGGCATCGGCGCGGGCAAGCTCGACAAGTGGGGCGAGCAGCTGCTCGAGGTCGTCGCCGGCTGA
- a CDS encoding cytochrome P450, translated as MTASDVIPEGFDFTDPDVNLEGVPYDEFAAARRTAPVLWVEQDEASRSGFSPESGTGYYAITRHADVSAISKDSKSWSTYENGAIIRFPGAMEREQIELQRVILINQDPPEHTATRAIISRGFTPRSIGELEATMVARGKSIVQAAVERGTGNFVEEIAAELPLQAIADLIGVPQEDRHKLFDWSNQMLAGEDPDYAGNNDVAAAEILGYAMMLAADRQANPRDDLITKLINAHKGERGLNDDEFGYFVILLAVAGNETTRNAISHGMNAFLDNPEQWEIWKRDRPSTMVDEVVRWATPVNVFQRTALADVEVEGVTIRKGQRAALFYAAANFDPEVFEDPFRFDITRQDNPQLGFGGHGAHYCLGANLARQEIRVIFDALADHAPDITKLADPVRLRHSWVNGLKELQVRYA; from the coding sequence GTGACCGCATCCGACGTCATCCCCGAGGGGTTCGACTTCACCGACCCGGACGTCAACCTCGAGGGTGTCCCGTACGACGAGTTCGCCGCCGCCCGCCGTACGGCCCCGGTGCTGTGGGTGGAGCAGGACGAGGCGAGCAGGAGCGGGTTCTCGCCGGAGTCGGGGACCGGCTACTACGCCATCACCCGGCATGCCGACGTCTCGGCGATCTCCAAGGACAGCAAGAGCTGGTCGACCTACGAGAACGGGGCCATCATCCGCTTCCCCGGCGCGATGGAGCGCGAGCAGATCGAGCTGCAGCGGGTGATCCTGATCAACCAGGACCCGCCGGAGCACACCGCCACCCGCGCCATCATCTCGCGTGGCTTCACGCCGCGCTCGATCGGCGAGCTCGAGGCGACGATGGTCGCCCGCGGGAAGAGCATCGTGCAGGCCGCCGTGGAGCGCGGCACCGGCAACTTCGTCGAGGAGATCGCGGCTGAGCTGCCGCTCCAGGCGATCGCGGACCTGATCGGCGTACCGCAGGAGGACCGGCACAAGCTCTTCGACTGGTCCAACCAGATGCTCGCGGGCGAGGACCCGGACTACGCCGGCAACAACGACGTCGCCGCCGCCGAGATCCTCGGCTACGCCATGATGCTGGCCGCCGACCGGCAGGCCAACCCCCGCGACGACCTGATCACCAAGCTGATCAACGCCCACAAGGGCGAGCGGGGGCTCAACGACGACGAGTTCGGCTACTTCGTGATCCTGCTGGCCGTCGCCGGCAACGAGACCACCCGCAACGCCATCTCCCACGGCATGAACGCCTTCCTGGACAACCCCGAGCAGTGGGAGATCTGGAAGCGCGACCGGCCGAGCACCATGGTCGACGAGGTCGTGCGGTGGGCGACGCCGGTCAACGTCTTCCAGCGCACCGCACTCGCCGACGTGGAGGTCGAGGGCGTCACGATCAGGAAGGGCCAGCGCGCGGCCCTCTTCTACGCCGCCGCCAACTTCGACCCCGAGGTGTTCGAGGACCCGTTCCGGTTCGACATCACCCGCCAGGACAACCCCCAGCTCGGCTTCGGCGGGCACGGCGCGCACTACTGTCTGGGCGCCAACCTGGCCCGCCAGGAGATCCGGGTCATCTTCGATGCGCTCGCCGACCACGCCCCCGACATCACCAAGCTCGCCGACCCCGTCCGCCTGCGCCACTCCTGGGTCAACGGTCTCAAGGAGCTCCAGGTCAGGTACGCCTGA
- a CDS encoding steroid 3-ketoacyl-CoA thiolase encodes MGTPVIVDAVRTPLGKRNGWLAGVHPAVLLGLVQAEVLRRAGIDSELVDQVVGGCVTQAGEQSNDMVRRAWLHAGLAQRTGATAIDAQCGSGQQAAHLVHDMVAAGTIDVGIACGVESMSRIPLGANVPPGMGDPRPDDWTIDLPNQFEAADRIARHRELTRADLEAFGLASQEKARTATDEGRFKREIAPLEAPVLDGQGAASGETRTVDSDQGLRETTLEGLAQLRAVLPEGLHTAGTSSQISDGASAVLIMDEDRARELGVRPRARIVSHCLVGADPYFHLDGPIQATQRVLDRTGMSISDFDLFEVNEAFASVVLSWAGQHRVDLDRVNVNGGAIAIGHPVGSTGTRLLTTALHELERRDQSTALISMCAGGAMATGTVIERV; translated from the coding sequence ATGGGCACCCCGGTGATCGTCGACGCTGTCCGCACCCCTCTGGGCAAGAGGAACGGCTGGCTCGCCGGCGTCCACCCCGCGGTGCTGTTGGGGCTCGTGCAGGCGGAGGTGCTGCGCCGGGCCGGCATCGACTCAGAGCTCGTCGACCAGGTGGTCGGCGGCTGCGTCACCCAGGCCGGGGAGCAGTCCAACGACATGGTGCGCCGCGCCTGGCTCCACGCCGGCCTCGCCCAGCGCACCGGCGCCACCGCCATCGACGCACAGTGCGGGTCCGGGCAGCAGGCCGCGCACCTGGTCCACGACATGGTCGCGGCCGGCACCATCGACGTCGGGATCGCGTGCGGGGTCGAGTCCATGTCCCGCATCCCCCTCGGAGCCAACGTCCCGCCGGGTATGGGCGACCCCCGGCCCGACGACTGGACGATCGACCTGCCCAACCAGTTCGAGGCGGCGGACCGGATCGCCCGCCACCGCGAACTGACCCGCGCCGACCTGGAGGCCTTCGGACTGGCCTCGCAGGAGAAGGCCCGCACCGCCACGGACGAGGGCCGCTTCAAGCGCGAGATCGCACCGCTCGAGGCTCCCGTGCTCGACGGCCAGGGAGCCGCGAGCGGCGAGACCCGGACGGTGGACAGCGACCAGGGCCTGCGCGAGACCACGCTCGAGGGCCTGGCCCAGCTGCGCGCCGTACTCCCCGAGGGGCTGCACACCGCGGGCACGTCCTCGCAGATCTCCGACGGCGCCTCGGCGGTGCTGATCATGGACGAGGACCGGGCCCGCGAGCTCGGGGTGAGGCCCCGAGCCCGGATCGTCAGCCACTGCCTGGTCGGCGCCGACCCCTATTTCCACCTCGACGGGCCGATCCAGGCGACCCAGCGCGTCCTCGACCGGACCGGCATGAGCATCTCGGACTTCGATCTGTTCGAGGTCAACGAGGCCTTCGCGTCGGTCGTGCTCTCGTGGGCCGGGCAGCACCGGGTCGACCTGGACCGCGTGAACGTCAACGGCGGTGCCATCGCGATCGGCCACCCCGTCGGCTCCACCGGCACCCGGCTCCTCACCACCGCCCTGCACGAGCTCGAGCGCCGCGACCAGTCGACCGCGCTCATCTCGATGTGCGCCGGCGGCGCCATGGCGACCGGCACCGTCATCGAGCGGGTCTGA